Proteins encoded together in one Chitinophaga sp. LS1 window:
- a CDS encoding reverse transcriptase family protein, translating to MSAGLTRQQLYDKIRASSKEEVILEEMIRLGFWAKNEQVPNVPETFIRKEGELRRELNDLLSEQAKYRNKQQVLTDMRKARMAAAKAKRAETKKRNEEKRQQRAAAWAEEKSKSIVYLGEDVSAGLNKTSSNTELLQRFGLPLLHDAVQLSAAMGITLGKLRFLAFDRKVGTISHYKRFYLPKKSGGRRLISAPMPQLKAAQYWVLENILYKVPNSEAAHGFVPGKSIVTNATNHVGQDVVINIDLKDFFPTIEYKRVKGLFIKLGYSEQLATILGLLCTEPEVDQVALDGQEYFVANTPRHLPQGAPSSPAITNLICYGLDKRFEGLAKKFGYTYSRYADDMTFSTKGEPADKIGQLLWSVKQVVKEEGFHLHPDKLKVMRKGDKREVTGIVVNEKLSLDRDTLRKFRALLHQISVSGLANKKWGNGNIISSIEGFANYVAMVKPETGRLLKDKIRLLLNRDDIKSQARTLMTGAPAPASEKNPPQKGDDNWWNVV from the coding sequence ATGTCAGCAGGTTTGACCCGTCAACAATTATATGATAAGATCCGTGCTTCTTCTAAAGAAGAAGTAATTCTGGAAGAAATGATACGCCTTGGTTTCTGGGCGAAAAATGAACAGGTACCTAATGTACCCGAAACATTTATTCGTAAAGAAGGTGAGCTGCGTAGAGAATTGAACGACCTCCTTAGCGAACAAGCCAAATACAGAAATAAACAACAGGTACTCACGGACATGCGTAAAGCCCGCATGGCTGCCGCCAAGGCAAAACGTGCTGAGACCAAAAAACGGAATGAAGAGAAACGCCAGCAGCGCGCCGCAGCCTGGGCAGAAGAAAAGTCGAAATCTATCGTCTATCTCGGTGAAGACGTTTCTGCAGGATTAAATAAAACCTCCTCCAATACTGAACTGCTACAGCGCTTCGGCCTCCCGCTGCTTCATGATGCCGTACAGCTCTCCGCAGCTATGGGCATTACCCTCGGTAAACTACGTTTCCTGGCATTTGACAGGAAGGTAGGTACTATCTCCCATTACAAGCGCTTTTACCTGCCTAAGAAGTCAGGTGGCCGCAGACTGATCTCTGCTCCTATGCCACAACTAAAAGCTGCACAGTACTGGGTGCTGGAAAATATCCTGTATAAGGTACCCAACAGCGAAGCCGCACATGGTTTCGTGCCGGGCAAATCCATCGTGACCAATGCAACTAATCACGTAGGTCAGGATGTGGTGATCAATATCGATCTGAAAGACTTTTTCCCGACAATTGAATATAAACGTGTGAAAGGGCTCTTTATAAAACTTGGTTACAGCGAACAACTGGCCACTATTCTCGGCCTGCTATGTACTGAGCCCGAAGTAGACCAGGTAGCCCTGGACGGCCAGGAATATTTTGTGGCCAATACTCCCCGGCACCTGCCACAGGGTGCGCCCAGCAGTCCGGCCATCACAAACCTTATTTGCTATGGTCTGGACAAGCGTTTTGAAGGTCTGGCTAAAAAGTTTGGGTATACCTACTCCCGCTATGCAGATGATATGACTTTCTCTACCAAAGGCGAACCTGCCGACAAGATCGGTCAGTTACTCTGGTCAGTAAAGCAGGTCGTGAAAGAAGAAGGCTTCCACCTCCATCCTGATAAGTTGAAGGTAATGCGCAAAGGTGACAAACGGGAAGTAACCGGTATTGTGGTGAATGAGAAACTGAGCCTGGACAGGGATACCCTCCGTAAATTCAGGGCCTTGCTCCACCAGATCAGCGTATCCGGATTGGCTAATAAAAAATGGGGCAATGGAAACATCATTAGCAGCATAGAAGGTTTTGCCAACTATGTAGCCATGGTAAAACCCGAAACCGGACGCCTGCTAAAAGATAAAATCAGGTTACTCCTGAACAGGGACGATATAAAATCCCAGGCACGCACTTTGATGACGGGTGCACCGGCTCCTGCTTCTGAAAAAAATCCGCCCCAAAAAGGAGATGATAATTGGTGGAATGTGGTGTAA
- a CDS encoding ATP-binding protein: protein MNLLQRIVTTGCSNVKATSLQEVEDTQRIIRFVNTLCLTCAAMSLSLSLCCHYLIGNQIIVWPAFAEAAAFVTIICVNWVGRHTLASILLIIVSNVTIQYYSAVMGRVTEFHLLFIFLIGLSLLLFQRPFLRRLAIGITIGCFMAGEINMYFGFYPPAINFSTVFPVEFVIRWATIPSILILDMMVFTFYIKNADRLRNREMTQVRKMLETVRLQNSDLEELTAKLARATDAKTVFVRETSHEIRTPLNAIFGISQLLQLKVAQDRSLAPIRLLADHLYAASFNTREIINNVLEFSRIEAGKADTAQNSSLDIREWLDNVVNIHQYIAGVKMVRIRYNISEEVPEFLFLDKMLLTKMINNLLSNAIKFTASESNVSIHIFPKGERLNITVADQGEGISEERQATIFDAFVSERNIFLEGTGLGLHITRHLAEAMGGTIDVKSQIGIGTTFTVCLPLEGAAGLPGKDLKDWPERMMNLNAASILIIEDDKMSQMVLSRFLCSLGSRVTLASDGVEGMLLGRASKPDIIILDAHIPGMSGKDTLTHIREDDVLKNVPVIIASGDAFNEASEEMINAGANEYLVKPIEFKALHATLTKYIE from the coding sequence ATGAACCTACTACAACGAATCGTTACCACTGGTTGCAGTAACGTGAAGGCAACTTCATTGCAGGAGGTTGAAGACACACAACGAATTATCCGCTTCGTGAATACATTGTGTCTGACCTGTGCTGCTATGTCCTTATCCCTCAGTTTGTGCTGTCACTACCTGATTGGAAACCAGATCATTGTGTGGCCAGCCTTCGCAGAAGCCGCTGCCTTTGTCACTATCATTTGCGTGAACTGGGTGGGAAGGCATACCCTCGCCAGCATTCTCCTGATCATCGTCAGCAATGTGACCATTCAATATTACAGCGCCGTCATGGGGCGGGTCACAGAATTTCATCTTCTATTTATTTTCCTGATTGGTTTATCATTGCTATTATTTCAGCGACCTTTTCTGAGAAGGTTAGCTATTGGTATTACTATTGGGTGTTTTATGGCCGGCGAAATCAATATGTACTTTGGTTTCTATCCGCCTGCCATAAATTTTTCCACTGTTTTTCCTGTTGAATTCGTGATTCGCTGGGCGACCATTCCATCCATCCTGATCCTGGATATGATGGTGTTCACCTTTTATATTAAGAATGCAGATAGACTACGGAACCGCGAAATGACACAGGTACGGAAAATGCTGGAAACAGTCAGGCTACAAAATTCGGATCTGGAAGAGCTCACGGCCAAACTGGCCAGGGCTACAGATGCCAAGACTGTTTTTGTACGTGAAACCAGTCACGAGATCCGGACCCCGCTGAATGCCATCTTTGGTATCAGTCAGCTTTTGCAACTCAAAGTAGCGCAGGACAGAAGCCTCGCTCCCATCCGGCTGCTGGCCGATCACCTCTACGCCGCCAGTTTTAATACCAGGGAAATCATTAACAATGTATTAGAGTTTTCACGGATCGAAGCCGGCAAGGCCGATACGGCGCAAAACTCTTCGCTGGATATCAGGGAATGGCTGGACAATGTGGTGAATATACACCAATATATAGCAGGGGTTAAAATGGTCCGGATCCGGTATAATATATCAGAAGAAGTACCGGAATTCCTTTTCCTGGACAAAATGTTGCTCACGAAGATGATCAATAATCTCCTGTCAAATGCGATCAAGTTCACAGCGAGTGAGAGCAATGTCTCCATTCATATTTTCCCTAAAGGAGAACGGTTGAATATCACCGTGGCCGATCAGGGAGAAGGGATCAGCGAAGAGAGGCAGGCTACTATTTTTGATGCCTTTGTATCAGAGCGGAATATATTCCTGGAAGGTACTGGTTTGGGCCTGCACATTACGCGTCACCTGGCGGAAGCTATGGGTGGCACTATAGATGTGAAGAGTCAGATAGGCATTGGTACGACCTTCACGGTATGTCTGCCGCTGGAAGGTGCAGCAGGCTTGCCGGGTAAAGACCTGAAAGACTGGCCGGAAAGAATGATGAACCTGAATGCCGCCAGCATCCTGATTATAGAAGATGATAAAATGAGTCAGATGGTTTTATCACGGTTCCTTTGTAGTTTGGGTAGCAGGGTTACGCTGGCCAGCGATGGTGTGGAGGGCATGCTCCTGGGCAGGGCTTCAAAACCGGATATCATTATCCTGGATGCGCATATTCCGGGCATGAGCGGCAAAGATACACTTACTCATATTCGCGAAGATGATGTACTGAAAAATGTGCCGGTCATCATCGCCAGTGGAGATGCGTTTAATGAAGCCAGTGAAGAAATGATCAATGCAGGGGCGAATGAATACCTGGTAAAACCTATTGAGTTCAAGGCATTGCATGCCACGCTTACGAAATATATTGAATAA